Proteins from one Mesorhizobium sp. M9A.F.Ca.ET.002.03.1.2 genomic window:
- a CDS encoding thioesterase family protein encodes MTSNLEPGLRFLQSLRVDGTLTVPAMAPAFTGFGDMPPVFATAFMVGFIEWACVEALRPFLGSHERTVGTHVDVSHIAATPAGMTVTAEVELVAVEGRKLRFKVSCRDECGLIGEGFHERAVIDHLKFLARVSAKSEQTGHV; translated from the coding sequence ATGACATCAAATCTAGAGCCCGGTCTTCGCTTCCTCCAGAGCCTGCGTGTCGACGGCACGCTCACGGTTCCGGCCATGGCGCCGGCCTTCACGGGCTTCGGCGACATGCCTCCGGTCTTTGCGACGGCCTTCATGGTCGGCTTCATAGAGTGGGCGTGCGTCGAGGCATTGCGCCCGTTTCTCGGCAGCCACGAAAGAACCGTAGGCACCCATGTCGACGTCAGTCATATCGCCGCCACGCCGGCCGGCATGACGGTCACCGCCGAGGTCGAACTTGTCGCCGTGGAAGGGCGCAAGCTGCGCTTCAAGGTGTCGTGCAGGGACGAATGCGGTTTGATCGGCGAAGGCTTCCACGAGAGGGCGGTCATCGACCATCTCAAATTCCTGGCGCGCGTTTCGGCCAAGTCGGAGCAGACCGGTCATGTTTGA